The sequence below is a genomic window from Prunus dulcis unplaced genomic scaffold, ALMONDv2, whole genome shotgun sequence.
TACAAATTTCATATATCTACCAATTTCTactaaaattaatttctctGCGTGCTCATATTCATCATATGTGTGTCCTTAATTTTAGTGGAAATTGGAAGTTTCcatcatttttgttttatgggAATTTTCTGAACCAAGGAAAATCAAGTAAAATTAATAAAGCATAAATTGGAAAGGGAAAATATCTAGAGGATGCATTGTAGGATTGCTCATGCCAATGATTGTACCCTCTAAATATATAGggacatattttttttgtcttcatGACATGTGGTCCTAAAATTATTGTTCCTAGCGGGCTCTCCACCCCTCTCGATTGAAAACCTATTGTGTAAATCTTCAATCCTAAACGATGCACCTAAAACTCATGTTGCAAAACACATCCACCCATTCTCAGGCCAATTATTACTCCTAGTGGGCTCTCCACCCCCTCTCAAATTTAAGTGGTCCATTATTATTAACCATATATTTTATGGACCAGCAAGCTGTGAGGTTTTATCTCAAAAACCTTTCTCCCACATGCCACAATTTATGTCTGATACATCACATCATGCCACTTGTGTCAAATGAATTTAAGTGAGTGAGGCAGTGTTACTTCTGGGTACCCCTCATCATTTGTCTATAAAATGGTGAAGCCAGTTGCTACTGTTACCATAAGAGCCAGCTCCgactttctttaatttcttgctTCATATCCACTAGCTACATCTGTTGCCAAGTTAATTTCAGTCCTAATGGGGTTTCATCTCCCACTCATCTTTGCTATTCTCAGTGTAAGCTCTGCAATTTGATTAACTTTTCCATTCTCTCTCATTGTACTCTAtacaaaagaaagttttgtGTTCCTATAATTCTCTTCGATTTTATTTAGTACGTACTTAAGTGTCGTCCACTAATTAATTACACTTTGtgagatttgattttaattagaGTTCGAATTAATGTTGCAGCTAGCAGCGGTTGCACTGGCAAACAATGCTGCTCAACCAGCACCTCAACTTTACTGGAACTCCGTCCTGCCAAACACACAGATGCCAAGATCTATCAGTGAACTTCTGCATCCTGGTTTGTGTTGAGCTCTTTAGAATCTTAGATATCTCTTTTACCTGCCATTTTACTAAAATATGTTCGACCACATATTTATCAGTTAACTACTGTCATTACATGAGTGACACATATTCACAAATCGGCTGATCACTTATTTTCCATTATGACGTTGATATATAATTTGCAGACTCcacaaatgaagaaaagagcACAAATATCGTGAATGCTGTTGGGAATGGAAAGGGCAAACCTAAAATTTTCCCATTTTCAGGTTACAGTCGAAAAAATTATGAAGGAAGTCCTCCTCCACACGTTCAAAAAAATTACggtcaaaaaaattatgaaggCGTTAAAGTTTACggtcaaaaaaattatgaaagagGTGCTTCTCCATCTGACAGTCAACTACTCCATTATAGAGACTTGGCTATTTTCTTCTTCGAGAAGGACATGCGCCCTGGCGCAACAATGCAGTTCCAATTCCCTAGAAATTCAAACACGGCTACTTTCCTGCCACGTGAAAGTGCTCAATCGATCCCCTTCTCCTCTAACAAACTACCAGAAATTTTCAACCATTTTTCAGTGAAGCCAACATCTGTGGAAGCCAAAACAATTAAGCAAACAATCGAAGAGTGTGAAGCTCCAGGCCTTAAGGGAGAGGAAAAATATTGCGCCACATCTTTAGAATCAATGGTTGATTTTAGCACTTCGAAGCTTGGAACAAGAAACGTTGAAGCAATCTCGACGGAGATATTGGAAAAAGGAGCCACCATGTCCATGCACAACTATACAACAATGCCAGGACTGAAGAAGTTGGCAGGTGACAAAGTCGTTGTGTGTCATAAGGAGAACTATCCCTATGCTGTGTTTTTCTGCCATGCAATAAAACAAACAGCAGCTTATGTTCTCTCCCTGAAAGCCGATGATGGGATGAAGGTTAAAGCAGTAACCATCTGCCATCTAGACACATCAGAATGGGACCCAGAGCATTTGTCCTTCCAAATCCTCAACGTTAAGCCCGGAACCACTCCCATCTGCCATTTCATTTCCACTGATGCTATTGCCTGGGTTCCGAACCACAAATCTGCATGATCATCACTTAGCACTGTACGTATAATAAGCTTGGTCGGGTT
It includes:
- the LOC117613571 gene encoding BURP domain protein RD22-like, with translation MGFHLPLIFAILSLAAVALANNAAQPAPQLYWNSVLPNTQMPRSISELLHPDSTNEEKSTNIVNAVGNGKGKPKIFPFSGYSRKNYEGSPPPHVQKNYGQKNYEGVKVYGQKNYERGASPSDSQLLHYRDLAIFFFEKDMRPGATMQFQFPRNSNTATFLPRESAQSIPFSSNKLPEIFNHFSVKPTSVEAKTIKQTIEECEAPGLKGEEKYCATSLESMVDFSTSKLGTRNVEAISTEILEKGATMSMHNYTTMPGLKKLAGDKVVVCHKENYPYAVFFCHAIKQTAAYVLSLKADDGMKVKAVTICHLDTSEWDPEHLSFQILNVKPGTTPICHFISTDAIAWVPNHKSA